A single region of the Halichondria panicea chromosome 10, odHalPani1.1, whole genome shotgun sequence genome encodes:
- the LOC135343091 gene encoding uncharacterized protein LOC135343091, with the protein MAELAEKIQQGRDDRVKVDPMTFPPYNWICHLNIDDKYGATGFKINLPHVNNYTVVVTAAHNLWIDNSYPNKVTLKYPGKDEVIEAIAENFYIPKEYDNPDDTPNYDYGLIFYLDHESCNDGFGWTTEIKDEELLGRIVTICGYPGDKQIRSMWITGTDITKVHPLRIEYLTDTWAGQSGSPIYTWYHGYWTVVGVHTYGGDEYNFGRRFGLQMISRFVKKMNCLKALQSVAYPDAYLRCYKRKESFDGEKINCQYLEPGDLGKFYIYPVYMPPSLAHADILPKFVIESANTEDLFLRLEIEGMTQNDKYVGGGKVYSSVCEDSKVNETEMFYLRKETREDAVYSFISVAYPTCRIRVDGRNVRRNEPNGSGKVNCQYYALNKSTKKSTGPYFEGLKKAYRSAKDEERIQMLIK; encoded by the coding sequence ATGGCAGAATTAGCTGAGAAGATACAGCAAGGGAGAGATGACAGGGTGAAGGTGGACCCAATGACCTTCCCTCCCTACAACTGGATCTGTCACTTGAACATCGACGACAAGTACGGTGCAACTGGCTTCAAGATCAATCTACCTCATGTCAACAACTACACTGTTGTTGTCACCGCTGCACACAACTTATGGATAGATAATTCCTATCCCAACAAAGTCACGTTGAAATATCCAGGAAAGGATGAAGTAATTGAAGCAATTGCAGAAAATTTTTATATACCAAAGGAATATGACAACCCAGACGATACTCCGAACTACGATTATGGTCTGATATTCTATCTGGATCATGAAAGCTGCAACGATGGATTCGGTTGGACGACTGAAATAAAAGACGAAGAACTACTTGGACGTATTGTAACCATTTGCGGGTATCCAGGCGATAAACAGATCAGAAGTATGTGGATCACAGGAACAGATATAACGAAGGTTCACCCACTTCGTATCGAATACTTGACCGATACATGGGCGGGGCAGAGTGGGAGCCCGATATACACCTGGTACCATGGCTACTGGACAGTCGTTGGTGTTCACACTTACGGAGGTGATGAATACAACTTTGGTCGACGCTTTGGGTTGCAAATGATCTCTAGATTCGTGAAAAAAATGAACTGCTTGAAAGCACTTCAATCAGTGGCATATCCAGACGCTTATCTTCGTTGTTATAAAAGAAAAGAGTCGTTTGATGGGGAAAAAATCAATTGCCAATACCTTGAACCAGGTGATTTAGGGAAATTTTATATCTACCCCGTGTATATGCCACCGTCCTTAGCCCACGCCGATATCCTTCCAAAATTTGTCATTGAAAGTGCAAATACTGAAGACTTGTTCCTTCGTCTGGAGATCGAGGGAATGACACAAAATGATAAATACGTTGGGGGTGGCAAAGTGTATAGCAGTGTGTGCGAGGATAGCAAGGTCAATGAGACAGAAATGTTTTATCTgagaaaagaaacaagagaaGACGCTGTTTACTCATTTATAAGCGTGGCATACCCGACTTGCCGCATACGAGTAGATGGCAGAAATGTGAGAAGGAATGAGCCTAATGGTTCTGGAAAAGTCAACTGCCAGTACTACG